From Gemmatimonadaceae bacterium, the proteins below share one genomic window:
- a CDS encoding bifunctional folylpolyglutamate synthase/dihydrofolate synthase gives MTDAAYQAALDALFARTTGQWKLGLERVTAFLAECGNPQHRLRVLHIAGTNGKGSVCALLEGALRARGLRVAKYTSPHLVHFRERFVVDGRPVEDALIKAWLERWTPTVDRLGVTFFEATTAMGFQLFADAGVDVAVIETGLGGRLDATNVVHPLVAGVSGIGIDHTEWLGTTRETIAPEKAGIYKQGAPAVVGEPDPEIRALLASEAARRGAAPVRIVADEGSAAAIEVTAVGTRFTWMRGAESFEVVTGLPGRHQAQNAMTALTMLDALPGDLRRPIAEDVPAFRDVTLPGRFSRHGAWIFDVAHNPDGSAVTALTLRAVAPPRPVVALVSVLGDKDWRGMLSALAGEVDHFVLTDAPTAPASRAWVSSEVLEYARSRGWSAEVERDFERALAVAPSRGATVLVTGSFHTVGDALARLQVSPAPR, from the coding sequence ATGACCGACGCGGCCTACCAGGCCGCGCTCGACGCGCTGTTTGCGCGCACGACGGGTCAATGGAAGCTGGGGCTCGAGCGCGTCACTGCGTTTCTCGCCGAGTGCGGGAACCCGCAGCATCGCTTGCGCGTGCTGCATATCGCCGGCACCAATGGGAAGGGTAGTGTCTGCGCGCTGCTGGAGGGCGCGCTGCGCGCGCGGGGGCTTCGCGTGGCCAAGTACACGTCGCCGCATCTGGTCCACTTCCGCGAGCGCTTCGTGGTGGACGGGCGACCGGTCGAGGACGCGCTGATCAAGGCGTGGCTCGAGCGCTGGACGCCGACGGTTGACCGTCTGGGCGTGACGTTCTTCGAGGCGACCACGGCGATGGGATTCCAGCTCTTTGCCGATGCGGGCGTCGACGTGGCGGTGATCGAGACCGGGCTCGGCGGGCGGCTCGACGCGACGAACGTGGTGCATCCGTTGGTGGCGGGCGTGTCGGGCATTGGCATCGACCACACCGAGTGGCTGGGCACGACGCGCGAGACCATCGCGCCGGAGAAGGCCGGGATCTACAAGCAGGGTGCGCCGGCGGTGGTGGGGGAGCCGGATCCGGAGATTCGCGCCTTGCTGGCCTCCGAGGCCGCCCGGCGCGGGGCCGCACCGGTTCGGATTGTCGCCGACGAGGGCTCGGCGGCGGCCATCGAGGTCACGGCTGTGGGGACCCGGTTTACGTGGATGCGAGGCGCTGAGTCGTTCGAGGTCGTGACGGGCCTGCCTGGGCGCCATCAGGCGCAGAACGCGATGACCGCCCTCACGATGCTCGATGCCTTGCCGGGGGACCTCCGCCGACCGATCGCAGAGGACGTCCCGGCGTTCCGCGACGTGACCCTGCCTGGACGCTTCTCCCGCCACGGCGCCTGGATCTTCGACGTGGCGCACAATCCCGATGGTTCCGCCGTGACCGCGCTGACCCTGCGTGCCGTGGCCCCGCCGAGGCCCGTCGTAGCACTCGTGAGCGTCCTTGGCGACAAGGACTGGCGGGGGATGCTCTCGGCCCTCGCGGGCGAGGTGGACCACTTCGTGCTCACGGACGCGCCGACGGCGCCCGCCAGCCGGGCCTGGGTCAGCAGCGAGGTGTTGGAGTACGCGCGCTCACGGGGCTGGAGCGCCGAGGTCGAGCGCGATTTCGAGCGGGCGCTGGCCGTGGCCCCTTCCCGAGGGGCGACCGTGCTCGTGACGGGCA
- the accD gene encoding acetyl-CoA carboxylase, carboxyltransferase subunit beta, with translation MAWFRKEKKPRPPRAARLEIPPDAWEKCEACDHTDIREKFVRNHNVCPNCDYHRRIRAHEYVALLLDEGSIDEKEADLKSVDPLGFPEYPGRLKKALDKAGESDALLAVGGLMDGMPVNLGVMDFAFMGGSMGSVVGEKIARLGQRSLEKKWPLIIISASGGARMQEGVLSLMQMAKSSAVLAQLGERSIPYVSILTNPTTGGVSASYAMLGDAILAEPGAVIGFAGPRVIKQTLGQDLPEGFQTAEFLLTHGMVDRVVHRHQLKRTVGQLLRHMSGKPAAVGWSSN, from the coding sequence ATGGCCTGGTTCCGCAAGGAGAAGAAGCCCCGTCCGCCGCGCGCCGCGCGCCTCGAGATCCCGCCCGATGCCTGGGAGAAGTGCGAGGCCTGCGACCACACGGACATCCGCGAGAAGTTCGTGCGCAACCACAACGTGTGCCCCAATTGCGACTACCACCGTCGCATTCGGGCTCACGAGTACGTGGCGTTGCTGCTCGATGAGGGGTCGATCGACGAGAAGGAGGCTGACCTCAAGTCGGTGGACCCGCTCGGCTTCCCCGAGTATCCCGGGCGCCTGAAGAAGGCCCTCGACAAGGCGGGCGAAAGCGACGCCCTTCTCGCCGTCGGTGGCCTGATGGACGGGATGCCCGTGAACCTAGGTGTGATGGACTTCGCCTTCATGGGCGGGTCGATGGGCTCCGTGGTCGGCGAGAAGATCGCACGGCTCGGCCAGCGCTCGCTGGAGAAGAAGTGGCCGTTGATCATCATCTCGGCCTCTGGCGGCGCGCGCATGCAGGAAGGCGTGCTCTCCTTGATGCAGATGGCCAAGAGCTCGGCCGTGCTCGCGCAGCTGGGTGAGCGCAGCATCCCGTATGTGTCTATCCTGACAAACCCCACCACGGGTGGCGTGAGTGCCTCCTACGCGATGCTGGGCGATGCCATCCTCGCCGAGCCCGGTGCGGTCATTGGCTTCGCGGGGCCTCGCGTGATCAAGCAGACGCTCGGCCAGGACCTGCCCGAGGGATTCCAGACGGCGGAGTTCCTGCTCACGCACGGCATGGTGGACCGCGTGGTGCATCGCCATCAGCTCAAGCGCACGGTGGGCCAACTGCTGCGCCATATGAGCGGCAAGCCGGCGGCGGTCGGCTGGTCCTCGAACTGA
- the rodA gene encoding rod shape-determining protein RodA: protein MRHTGSFRSGQGVVPTDWPLVALACALTALGIAMVYSAGQTDVPNFVSGLWRTQLVWAGLGLGVMWGMSRLSVRALEWASLPLYLAALVMLLLLLVIGTGAGTAASTKSWLAIGGVRIGQPAEIAKIATVLMMARVLSAQRVAAASLFGLWRPALIVGIPWLLVMAQPDLGTGLVFIGIFFAMLYWSGVSWPLLLMAASPGVSLVLAFSTGVWGAWFLLLLALVAWKRPSWIESSALVGANVVMGVFAPILWDKLNPYQQRRLLVFLDPSSDPRNSGYHLIQSQVAIGSGGFFGKGFTDGTQKRLAFLPEQHTDFIYAVVGEEFGFFGVALVLSLFAVFLLRTIRIAGRAANPFASLAAFGVTAALFTHILVNVGMTIGLMPITGIPLPFFSYGGSFMLSCWLSVGILVLVSAEGRGRADGLVI, encoded by the coding sequence ATGCGCCACACGGGTTCGTTCCGCTCGGGGCAGGGCGTGGTGCCCACCGACTGGCCCTTGGTGGCCCTCGCTTGCGCACTCACGGCGCTGGGCATCGCCATGGTCTACTCGGCCGGCCAGACCGACGTGCCGAACTTCGTCTCGGGCCTGTGGCGCACGCAGCTGGTGTGGGCGGGGCTTGGGCTCGGGGTGATGTGGGGGATGTCCCGGCTCTCCGTTCGCGCATTGGAGTGGGCCTCCCTGCCGCTGTACCTCGCCGCGCTGGTGATGTTGCTCCTGCTGCTGGTCATCGGCACGGGCGCGGGCACGGCCGCTAGCACGAAGAGCTGGTTGGCCATCGGTGGTGTGCGCATTGGCCAGCCAGCCGAGATCGCGAAGATCGCCACGGTCCTGATGATGGCCCGCGTGCTCTCTGCGCAGCGCGTGGCGGCCGCGAGCCTGTTTGGCCTGTGGCGGCCCGCGCTGATCGTTGGCATTCCCTGGCTCCTGGTGATGGCGCAGCCGGACCTCGGCACGGGCCTCGTGTTCATCGGCATCTTCTTCGCGATGCTCTACTGGAGTGGCGTGAGCTGGCCGCTGCTGCTGATGGCGGCGAGTCCCGGCGTCTCGCTGGTGCTGGCGTTCAGCACGGGGGTGTGGGGAGCGTGGTTCCTGTTGCTGCTGGCGCTGGTGGCGTGGAAGCGGCCGTCGTGGATCGAGAGCTCTGCGCTGGTCGGCGCGAACGTGGTGATGGGCGTATTCGCGCCCATTCTCTGGGACAAGCTCAACCCGTACCAGCAGCGGCGACTACTCGTGTTTCTCGATCCGTCGAGTGATCCGCGCAACTCCGGCTACCACCTGATCCAATCGCAGGTGGCCATCGGGTCCGGTGGGTTCTTCGGCAAGGGCTTCACCGACGGCACACAAAAGCGCCTCGCTTTCCTCCCCGAGCAGCACACGGACTTCATCTATGCCGTGGTGGGCGAGGAGTTTGGGTTCTTCGGCGTGGCGCTGGTGCTTTCGCTGTTCGCTGTGTTCCTGCTGCGCACCATCCGCATCGCGGGCCGCGCCGCCAATCCCTTCGCCTCACTGGCCGCTTTCGGCGTGACGGCGGCCCTGTTCACGCACATCCTCGTGAACGTGGGGATGACCATCGGGCTGATGCCCATCACCGGCATCCCGCTGCCGTTCTTCTCCTACGGCGGCTCCTTCATGCTGTCCTGCTGGCTCAGCGTGGGCATCCTGGTGCTGGTCTCAGCCGAGGGCCGGGGCCGGGCCGACGGGCTGGTGATATAG
- the mrdA gene encoding penicillin-binding protein 2, protein MSFHPNAVQERGRIASALLLLVFLVIASAFFRTQVLQGSRFYLKAEENRLRELPVPAPRGNILDRTGRVIAENIPGYAISVLVRNEDSLRVMMRRIGDVVPVTPEQVGAAVRRYRREPVRPVVLFPDASFELVSALEERRVEFPGLIIQSAPKRYYPDGPAVSALVGYTGEISETELGQERYAEYKAGQQVGKDGIERQYEDRLRGREGARFVEVDARGRIVREEARPDLEPEAPPPLYTNIDLDLQRFVYRLFGDSLIGGVVAMEPRSGEVLALHSAPTFDPNQFIGGIPQAYWTQLQEDPRKPLYNKAIKGTYPPGSVWKLQTAIIAMERGLVEIDDHMEVPCTGGLQFGNRFFRCHKPDGHGNVDLAGAIEGSCDVYFYQLGQKIGLQELVAGGIRLGSRERSGIDLPAETRPLFPTDPARQYYDRLFGPQGWSQGVILNLSIGQGENSQTVANMARFYTALATDGEAARPEVVRGEVQRDRLFSLRPEQLQGLQQALTDVVGRGTARGSRLDGIVVAGKTGTAQNAQDAINDHAWFVGYAPAEDPKIVVALMLEFGGHGSRAARLASRIMEHYLKVTVVSLPPTDGD, encoded by the coding sequence ATGAGCTTCCATCCCAACGCGGTTCAGGAACGTGGACGCATCGCCTCGGCACTGCTGCTGTTGGTCTTTCTCGTCATCGCCTCGGCGTTCTTCCGCACGCAGGTGCTGCAGGGCTCGCGCTTCTATCTCAAGGCCGAGGAGAATCGCCTGCGCGAGCTGCCGGTGCCGGCGCCGCGCGGCAACATCCTCGACCGCACGGGGCGCGTCATTGCGGAGAACATCCCCGGCTACGCCATCTCGGTACTGGTGCGCAACGAGGACTCGCTGCGCGTGATGATGCGCCGGATCGGCGACGTGGTGCCGGTGACGCCCGAGCAGGTGGGGGCGGCGGTGCGTCGCTATCGGCGCGAGCCGGTTCGCCCGGTGGTGCTGTTTCCCGACGCGTCGTTTGAGCTGGTGAGCGCGCTGGAGGAACGGCGCGTCGAGTTCCCGGGCCTGATCATCCAGTCGGCGCCCAAGCGCTACTATCCCGACGGACCCGCGGTGTCCGCGTTGGTCGGCTACACGGGCGAGATCAGCGAGACGGAGCTGGGGCAGGAGCGCTACGCCGAGTACAAGGCGGGGCAGCAGGTGGGCAAGGACGGGATCGAGCGGCAGTACGAGGATCGCCTGCGCGGGCGCGAGGGTGCTCGTTTCGTGGAAGTGGACGCGCGCGGACGCATCGTGCGGGAGGAGGCGCGGCCGGACCTCGAGCCCGAGGCGCCGCCGCCGCTGTACACGAACATCGACCTCGACCTGCAGCGCTTCGTGTACCGCCTCTTCGGCGATTCGTTGATCGGCGGCGTCGTGGCGATGGAGCCGCGCTCGGGCGAGGTGCTCGCGCTGCACTCTGCGCCGACGTTCGACCCCAACCAGTTCATCGGCGGCATCCCGCAGGCGTATTGGACGCAGTTGCAGGAGGATCCGCGCAAGCCGCTGTACAACAAGGCGATCAAGGGCACGTATCCGCCTGGCTCAGTGTGGAAGCTGCAGACCGCCATCATCGCGATGGAGCGGGGGCTGGTGGAGATCGACGACCACATGGAGGTCCCGTGCACCGGCGGTCTCCAGTTCGGGAATCGCTTCTTCCGCTGCCACAAGCCGGATGGCCACGGCAACGTAGACCTCGCGGGCGCCATCGAAGGATCCTGCGACGTCTACTTCTACCAGCTTGGGCAGAAGATCGGGCTGCAGGAGCTGGTGGCGGGCGGCATCCGGCTGGGCTCGCGTGAGCGCTCGGGCATCGACTTGCCGGCCGAGACGCGGCCCCTGTTCCCCACGGATCCGGCGCGGCAGTACTACGACCGACTGTTCGGTCCGCAAGGGTGGTCGCAGGGTGTGATCCTGAACCTGTCGATTGGCCAGGGCGAGAATTCGCAGACCGTGGCGAACATGGCCCGGTTCTACACGGCGCTGGCCACGGACGGCGAGGCCGCGCGGCCCGAGGTGGTCCGAGGGGAGGTGCAGCGCGACCGCCTGTTCTCATTGCGTCCAGAGCAGCTGCAGGGCCTGCAGCAGGCGCTCACGGATGTGGTCGGTCGGGGTACGGCGCGCGGGTCACGGTTGGACGGCATTGTCGTGGCGGGCAAGACCGGCACCGCGCAGAACGCGCAGGATGCGATCAACGACCACGCCTGGTTCGTCGGCTACGCCCCTGCCGAGGATCCCAAGATCGTCGTGGCCCTGATGCTTGAGTTCGGTGGCCACGGGTCGCGCGCCGCTCGGCTCGCGTCGCGGATCATGGAGCACTACCTCAAGGTGACGGTGGTCTCCCTGCCGCCGACGGACGGCGATTGA
- the mreD gene encoding rod shape-determining protein MreD: MNWSRGILVAVVLVLMVALHFTLRPLLDWRAGVDFLVIGVLLVAVRARPAVASVVGFCVGLVLDAMTPEALGAGALAMTLMAFGASRLKAAFFVDDLALTAVFVFLGKLAFDLISIVAEQRLGGSALVWQLVAWTPASALATALVGLVVAAVLRPALDQRRTR; the protein is encoded by the coding sequence GTGAACTGGTCCCGCGGCATCCTCGTCGCCGTCGTGCTCGTGCTGATGGTCGCGCTGCACTTCACGCTGCGCCCGTTGCTCGATTGGCGCGCGGGTGTGGACTTCCTCGTCATCGGCGTGCTGCTGGTGGCGGTGCGCGCGCGGCCGGCCGTGGCCTCGGTGGTGGGCTTCTGCGTCGGCCTCGTCCTCGATGCGATGACGCCGGAAGCCCTCGGCGCGGGTGCCCTGGCGATGACGCTGATGGCATTTGGCGCCTCGCGGCTCAAGGCCGCCTTCTTCGTGGACGACCTGGCGCTGACCGCCGTGTTCGTCTTCCTCGGCAAGCTGGCCTTTGACCTGATCTCGATTGTGGCCGAGCAGCGGCTCGGTGGCAGCGCACTGGTGTGGCAGCTGGTGGCCTGGACGCCGGCGTCGGCGTTGGCCACCGCCTTGGTGGGCTTGGTGGTCGCGGCGGTGCTTCGGCCCGCCCTCGACCAACGGAGGACGCGATGA
- a CDS encoding rod shape-determining protein MreC, with protein MPRGARADSATDTIVAAACVVAALVLLVLPPAPRDAVAGTIRRNLVGPLAMLQERASVAKRALATNDSLRVVADSVAERAMRLSAVEAENSRLRELLGLGRALRWGYTPAEALAIRGLGDDHTLLLSAGAAQGVERLSAVVAADGIVGMIETVDERTSVALVWPHPEFRVSATTLDGNAFGLISAHEGDGAEQWLLELHGVSSRAPLRAGTPVVSSGLGGIFPRGVMIGTILRPLQTGRPWARSYLVRPAVRPSDITSVMVLSRERIGEEVESVWRPEAEALQRRVRAAADSVAAQRARSAQPSPAAADTLPPASAAASDSSSAASPVPTPIGREQP; from the coding sequence GTGCCGCGCGGGGCTCGGGCGGATTCCGCCACCGATACCATCGTCGCTGCCGCCTGCGTCGTCGCTGCGCTGGTCCTGCTCGTGCTGCCGCCGGCGCCGCGTGATGCCGTGGCGGGCACAATCCGCCGCAATCTCGTGGGCCCGCTGGCCATGCTGCAGGAGCGCGCCTCGGTGGCCAAGCGCGCGCTGGCCACGAACGACTCGTTGCGCGTCGTGGCCGATAGCGTCGCCGAGCGCGCGATGCGATTGAGTGCCGTCGAGGCGGAGAACTCGCGACTCCGCGAGCTCCTTGGCCTGGGCCGTGCGCTCCGCTGGGGCTATACGCCCGCCGAGGCATTGGCCATCCGCGGCCTGGGTGATGACCACACGCTGCTGCTCTCCGCGGGTGCGGCGCAGGGTGTCGAGCGGCTGAGCGCCGTGGTCGCCGCCGATGGCATCGTCGGCATGATTGAGACGGTGGATGAGCGCACGAGCGTGGCCCTTGTCTGGCCGCACCCGGAATTCCGGGTCAGCGCCACGACGCTCGACGGCAACGCGTTTGGCTTGATCAGCGCGCACGAGGGTGACGGGGCGGAGCAATGGCTGCTGGAGCTGCACGGCGTCTCGTCGCGGGCGCCGCTGCGCGCCGGGACGCCAGTGGTGAGTTCCGGCCTCGGTGGGATCTTCCCGCGTGGCGTGATGATCGGCACGATCCTACGGCCGCTGCAGACGGGCCGGCCCTGGGCGCGTAGCTATCTCGTGCGGCCGGCGGTACGGCCGTCGGACATCACCTCGGTGATGGTGCTCTCGCGCGAGCGCATCGGCGAGGAAGTCGAGAGCGTGTGGCGGCCTGAGGCCGAGGCGCTGCAGCGGCGCGTGCGTGCGGCGGCGGACAGCGTGGCGGCGCAGCGGGCGCGCAGCGCGCAGCCGTCACCGGCGGCCGCGGATACGCTGCCGCCGGCATCCGCCGCTGCCTCTGACTCCTCCAGCGCCGCATCGCCCGTGCCAACACCTATCGGCCGGGAGCAGCCGTGA
- a CDS encoding rod shape-determining protein: MPANAIAVDLGTANTLIYVKGEGIVLNEPSVVAIDRETKKIKGVGLEAKRMLGRTPEGVIAVRPMKDGVIADFDVTEKMLRFFLELIIKNHVFKVKPRVIVCVPSGITEVEKRAVRDSALGAGAKEVFMVAEPMAAAIGVGLPVETPTGNMVIDIGGGTTEIAVIALSGIVSDTSIRTGGDELDASIVQFMRKSYNLLIGEPTAEQIKIQIGSAAPLGEEREMEVKGRDLVSGIPKTVRVHSAEIREAVQEPIQQIVNAVRRALEITPPELASDIVDRGIVMTGGGALIRGLDVLLTQETGLPIHVDEDPLTCVVRGTGRILDDEAKYWSVLST, encoded by the coding sequence TTGCCGGCGAATGCCATCGCCGTCGACTTGGGAACGGCGAACACGCTCATCTACGTGAAGGGCGAAGGCATTGTCCTGAATGAGCCCAGCGTCGTCGCGATCGATCGCGAGACGAAGAAGATCAAAGGCGTCGGTTTGGAAGCGAAGCGCATGCTCGGCCGCACGCCGGAAGGCGTGATCGCCGTGCGCCCGATGAAGGACGGCGTGATCGCCGACTTCGATGTCACCGAGAAGATGCTGCGCTTCTTCCTTGAGCTCATCATCAAGAACCACGTGTTCAAGGTGAAGCCACGCGTCATCGTGTGCGTGCCCTCGGGCATTACCGAGGTGGAGAAGCGCGCCGTGCGTGACTCGGCGCTGGGCGCGGGCGCGAAGGAAGTCTTCATGGTCGCCGAGCCGATGGCGGCGGCGATCGGTGTCGGCCTGCCGGTGGAGACGCCGACGGGCAACATGGTGATCGACATCGGTGGCGGCACGACGGAGATCGCGGTGATCGCGCTCTCGGGCATCGTGTCCGACACGTCGATCCGCACGGGCGGCGACGAGCTCGACGCGAGCATTGTGCAGTTCATGCGCAAGAGCTACAACCTGCTGATCGGCGAGCCGACGGCGGAGCAGATCAAGATCCAGATCGGATCGGCCGCGCCGCTTGGCGAGGAGCGCGAGATGGAAGTGAAGGGCCGCGACCTCGTCTCGGGCATCCCGAAGACGGTGCGCGTGCACTCGGCGGAGATCCGCGAGGCGGTGCAGGAGCCGATCCAGCAGATCGTGAACGCGGTGCGCCGTGCGCTGGAGATCACGCCGCCGGAGCTGGCGTCGGATATCGTGGACCGCGGCATCGTGATGACGGGCGGTGGCGCGCTGATCCGCGGGCTGGACGTGCTGCTCACGCAGGAGACCGGCCTGCCGATCCACGTGGACGAGGACCCGCTGACCTGCGTGGTGCGCGGCACGGGGCGGATCCTCGACGACGAGGCGAAGTACTGGTCGGTGCTCAGCACCTGA